A section of the Pediococcus inopinatus genome encodes:
- a CDS encoding HAD family hydrolase, which produces MYQVVLFDVDNTLLRTDLAVWATVKPIFERLAIPVTEEKTRKLMGLSAVEIFKTLGSPDPEQTVRDYGEEFLKHQELVQEFLGIDTLFAELKKQHVEIGMVTSKTRYGWKTQVAQYKFANQSDKVVVAEDTEKHKPNPDPILAGMRKFPGISKSQFLYIGDAPYDMQAAHAAGIDFGNAKWGSIPGANFKDAEYIFESPLEVLKVLKKK; this is translated from the coding sequence ATGTACCAAGTTGTTTTATTTGATGTCGATAATACCTTGCTGAGAACAGATTTGGCTGTCTGGGCCACGGTAAAACCAATTTTTGAGCGTTTGGCGATTCCGGTGACAGAAGAGAAAACCCGCAAATTAATGGGCTTATCAGCAGTAGAGATTTTTAAAACCTTAGGCTCCCCTGATCCAGAACAGACGGTCCGTGATTATGGCGAGGAATTTTTGAAACATCAAGAGCTAGTCCAAGAATTTCTCGGAATAGATACACTTTTTGCGGAGTTGAAAAAACAACATGTGGAAATTGGCATGGTGACTTCTAAAACACGGTATGGTTGGAAGACACAAGTTGCACAATATAAATTTGCCAACCAGAGTGATAAAGTAGTTGTTGCGGAGGATACCGAGAAACATAAGCCTAATCCCGATCCAATCTTGGCTGGGATGCGTAAGTTCCCCGGAATTTCTAAAAGCCAGTTTTTGTACATTGGGGATGCACCCTATGATATGCAAGCAGCACATGCAGCTGGGATTGATTTTGGAAATGCAAAGTGGGGATCAATTCCAGGTGCCAATTTTAAAGATGCAGAATATATTTTTGAATCACCGTTAGAGGTTTTAAAAGTTTTAAAAAAGAAGTAA
- a CDS encoding MarR family winged helix-turn-helix transcriptional regulator: MMATVHPDYEVISKVYAMIQNIDNDLQIKFAVSFEQFRILHFISSIQPKETTVSILAKEFRSNTSATSRKVSALYKQNLIKDHVSGDDRRTHWITLTPKGISTINELKEFVDDYLPEIEKQIIATLSKNMTDLI; this comes from the coding sequence ATGATGGCTACTGTCCATCCCGACTATGAAGTGATTTCAAAAGTATATGCAATGATTCAAAATATAGATAATGACTTACAAATTAAATTTGCCGTTAGTTTTGAACAATTTCGTATTTTGCACTTTATTTCCAGCATCCAACCAAAGGAAACGACTGTAAGCATTCTCGCAAAAGAATTTCGCTCAAATACTTCTGCCACTTCTCGAAAAGTAAGTGCTCTTTACAAACAAAATTTAATTAAAGACCATGTTTCCGGAGATGATCGTCGAACGCATTGGATAACGCTGACTCCCAAAGGAATCTCCACAATTAATGAACTAAAGGAATTCGTTGATGATTATCTACCAGAGATCGAAAAACAGATAATCGCAACCCTTTCAAAAAATATGACAGATTTAATATAA
- a CDS encoding peptide ABC transporter substrate-binding protein has translation MKKRWIISTTLAAGLVLVLAGCGNHSSDNSGSGSLASDQVLNLSADAPLDTIDIAKATGYGQTGNVFESLYRLGKNGTPIAGLASSGKVSKDGKTWTFKIRKNAKFSNGQKITAKDFVYSWQRTLNPNTKSQYAYLFSGIQNADKINSGKLSPSKLGVSAPDSQTFVVHLDEPIAYFKALMTYPLFSPVSKKVVDKYGSKYATTSKYMVYTGPFKMTGWSGTNDHWSFVKNNQYWDKSKVKLSKINYSVNENPSTVVSLYQSKKLDMAQLSSAQIKNFKSNSDYQTVPYSITRFLAFNFKSSNAKVRKAMNNKHIRQAISLAVDRKQLINKVIGDASTTPKGFVPTDLGKDPKTGKDFADEAYVKDTVNYNSAKAKKLWKQGMKEIGEKTLDVTLMSTNDADDKNISEYFQVQLQKELSGMKVNLENIPSKVAYSRAAKGDFDIYVSGWGADFTDPISHLQVLQSNSGYNYGKWSNSEYDQLVKNAQNKDANDKNKRWEDMIKADQLVVKQAAIAPLYQTNYSFLVNPKLKGVIHNTAGTQWNYKTAYIEK, from the coding sequence ATGAAGAAAAGATGGATAATTTCAACCACATTAGCTGCCGGACTTGTATTGGTGCTTGCTGGCTGTGGCAATCATAGTTCTGATAACTCGGGTTCCGGATCCTTGGCATCAGATCAAGTACTTAACTTATCGGCGGACGCACCGCTAGATACAATCGATATTGCGAAAGCTACCGGATACGGTCAAACAGGAAACGTTTTTGAAAGCTTGTATCGCTTAGGTAAGAACGGAACACCTATTGCCGGCTTAGCGTCTTCCGGAAAAGTTTCGAAAGATGGCAAAACTTGGACTTTCAAGATTCGAAAAAATGCGAAATTTAGTAACGGTCAAAAAATAACGGCTAAAGATTTTGTTTATTCGTGGCAACGAACACTGAATCCAAACACAAAATCGCAATATGCATACTTATTCTCCGGAATTCAAAATGCTGATAAAATTAACTCAGGGAAATTAAGCCCTTCTAAATTAGGAGTTTCAGCACCAGATAGTCAAACTTTTGTGGTTCATTTGGATGAACCAATTGCTTATTTCAAAGCATTGATGACTTATCCACTATTCTCACCAGTTAGCAAAAAAGTTGTTGATAAGTATGGTAGCAAATATGCCACAACTTCTAAATATATGGTTTATACCGGTCCATTTAAGATGACTGGTTGGTCAGGAACTAACGATCATTGGTCATTTGTGAAAAATAATCAGTATTGGGACAAGAGCAAAGTTAAGTTGAGTAAGATTAATTATTCAGTTAATGAAAATCCTTCAACGGTTGTAAGTTTATATCAATCGAAAAAGTTAGATATGGCACAGCTTTCAAGTGCTCAGATTAAGAACTTTAAGAGTAATTCTGATTATCAAACAGTGCCATATAGTATTACGCGTTTCTTAGCGTTCAATTTCAAGTCTTCAAATGCGAAAGTCCGCAAGGCAATGAATAATAAACATATTCGTCAGGCTATTTCTTTGGCGGTCGATCGCAAGCAATTAATTAATAAGGTTATCGGTGATGCTTCAACAACACCAAAGGGTTTTGTGCCTACAGATTTAGGGAAAGATCCTAAGACTGGCAAAGATTTCGCTGATGAAGCTTACGTAAAAGACACTGTTAATTATAATAGTGCTAAAGCTAAGAAGCTCTGGAAACAAGGAATGAAGGAAATTGGTGAAAAAACGTTAGACGTCACGTTGATGTCGACAAATGATGCTGATGATAAAAACATTTCAGAATATTTCCAAGTTCAATTACAAAAAGAATTATCAGGCATGAAAGTTAATTTGGAAAACATTCCATCAAAGGTTGCGTATTCACGAGCAGCCAAGGGAGACTTTGATATTTATGTTTCCGGATGGGGAGCCGATTTCACAGACCCAATTTCTCATTTGCAAGTATTGCAATCAAATAGTGGTTACAATTACGGAAAATGGAGTAATAGCGAGTACGATCAGTTAGTTAAAAACGCCCAGAATAAAGATGCTAATGATAAGAATAAGCGTTGGGAAGATATGATTAAGGCGGACCAGTTGGTCGTAAAGCAGGCAGCGATTGCACCGCTGTATCAAACCAATTATTCCTTCTTGGTAAATCCAAAGTTGAAGGGCGTTATCCACAATACGGCTGGAACACAATGGAATTATAAGACGGCTTATATAGAAAAGTAG
- a CDS encoding glycoside hydrolase family 1 protein, with product MTEKFPKNFLWGGATAANQIEGAWDVDGKGVSVQDLLTGGTLEKPRHFTAKVEEGAYYPSHTASDFYHHYKEDIKLLADMGYKVYRLSINWTRIFPNGDDEKPNQAGIDFYHKVFQECHKYGIEPLVTISHYEVPYHLTEAYGGFLNRKVIDFFENYCRVLFESYKDEVHLWLTFNEINTALMFGGGYIQAGVPVKDGDSIFAPVSHDMVQNAYQAVHNQLVASAKAVQLAHEINPENKVGCMIAGSEVYPLTADPKDVLMAQQQMEMNNFYCGDVHVRGAYPAFAKKYWREHDIKLDMDPSDAETLKNGTVDFYSFSYYSSGAVTIHPEKQEKVNGNMSSGTKNPYLKYSDWGWSMDPEGLRIYLNQVYQRYQLPLMIVENGLGAYDKVEKDGSINDDYRIDYLRGHVVAMKEAIDDGVDLIGYTPWGCIDLASASTGQMSKRYGFIYVNRHDDQTGDYARTPKKSFYWYKKVIESNGEDLD from the coding sequence ATGACAGAAAAATTTCCGAAGAATTTCTTGTGGGGTGGCGCAACTGCAGCCAACCAAATTGAAGGTGCCTGGGATGTTGATGGCAAAGGAGTTAGTGTCCAAGATCTATTAACAGGTGGCACGCTAGAAAAGCCACGGCACTTTACTGCAAAGGTGGAAGAGGGAGCTTATTATCCTTCTCACACGGCAAGTGACTTTTATCATCATTATAAAGAAGACATTAAATTACTCGCTGACATGGGGTATAAAGTTTACCGGCTATCAATTAACTGGACCCGAATTTTTCCTAATGGGGATGATGAGAAGCCTAATCAAGCTGGAATTGATTTTTACCATAAAGTTTTTCAAGAATGTCATAAATATGGAATTGAACCGTTAGTTACCATTTCGCATTACGAAGTCCCTTATCATTTGACTGAAGCATACGGCGGCTTTTTAAATCGTAAAGTCATTGATTTCTTTGAAAATTACTGTCGAGTTCTTTTTGAATCTTATAAAGATGAGGTTCATCTTTGGTTGACGTTTAACGAAATTAATACCGCATTAATGTTTGGCGGTGGTTATATTCAGGCTGGTGTGCCAGTCAAGGACGGCGATTCAATTTTTGCGCCCGTCTCTCATGATATGGTTCAAAATGCGTACCAAGCTGTCCACAACCAACTGGTGGCGAGCGCAAAAGCCGTCCAATTGGCTCATGAAATTAATCCAGAAAATAAAGTAGGTTGTATGATTGCCGGTTCAGAAGTCTATCCACTGACGGCAGATCCAAAAGATGTTTTAATGGCTCAACAGCAAATGGAAATGAACAATTTCTACTGTGGCGATGTGCACGTACGGGGGGCCTACCCAGCATTTGCCAAGAAGTATTGGCGTGAACATGATATTAAGTTAGATATGGATCCAAGTGATGCAGAAACTTTAAAGAACGGGACGGTTGATTTTTACAGTTTCAGTTATTACTCATCAGGGGCTGTGACAATTCATCCTGAAAAACAAGAAAAAGTTAATGGTAATATGTCATCTGGAACTAAAAATCCTTACTTGAAATATAGTGATTGGGGCTGGAGTATGGACCCTGAAGGTTTGCGGATTTACTTGAATCAAGTTTATCAACGCTACCAATTGCCATTGATGATTGTTGAAAATGGGTTGGGTGCTTACGATAAAGTTGAAAAAGATGGTTCGATTAATGATGATTATCGAATTGACTATTTGCGAGGTCATGTAGTTGCGATGAAAGAAGCAATCGATGACGGCGTAGATTTAATTGGTTACACACCATGGGGATGTATTGATTTGGCCTCGGCAAGTACCGGGCAAATGTCGAAACGCTACGGCTTTATTTACGTTAATCGGCATGATGATCAAACAGGTGATTACGCACGAACACCAAAGAAGAGTTTCTATTGGTATAAAAAAGTTATCGAAAGTAATGGTGAAGATTTAGATTAG
- a CDS encoding FAD/NAD(P)-binding protein, with product MKLALIGAGPRNLMALERLLAWNRRMPVKNLDIHLFDPAGIAGRVWQPDQPQELIMNSLAAKITLFTDHTIEMEGPVLPGPTLFEWSQRSGNQFILEHHYQNEKAFLNEISHLTTNSYASRGLFGIYQEWYYQQLLKDLPDSVTVTFHLERVTGIQRLTGHTYKVNFDDTAETFDGISMALGEGLAQASDSEKELAQFASENNLTYLRSGYASEQNFDKIPAKSNVLLRGLGLNFMDAMIMLTAHRGGNFQRLDDDSLIYKPSGTEPKIYAGSGRGFPYHARGFDQKSIGETRPLYFLSNQIVAHMIDKQEQMSGQKFLDLIYSDVICTYYTKLVAQKYTGVSAHEFEQALQKDPLSQQVLDDYGISQEDRFNLENLAHPEGNAKTADDLQKVMIQYLEKDIAEAKRGNKMSPFSSAMETLCELRTNIRKVITYKLISDDDYAKYILGGFNSLNSFLAVGPPILRLEQLLALIKAGVVEILGPKLTVETNQQHFLAYSKQFSDRKIEVDGVIEARLASVDIRISTNPLIQDLLETGMARPYELHFKDGSTK from the coding sequence ATGAAACTCGCTTTAATTGGAGCTGGCCCACGCAACTTAATGGCTTTAGAACGGTTACTAGCCTGGAATCGACGGATGCCCGTTAAAAATTTAGATATTCATCTTTTTGATCCAGCGGGAATCGCAGGACGCGTTTGGCAACCAGATCAACCACAAGAACTTATAATGAATTCACTCGCGGCCAAAATTACGCTTTTCACCGACCATACGATCGAAATGGAAGGCCCCGTTTTACCAGGACCAACCTTATTTGAATGGTCGCAACGATCTGGTAACCAGTTTATTCTTGAACATCATTACCAAAATGAAAAAGCATTTCTAAACGAAATCAGCCATCTGACTACCAATAGTTATGCCAGTCGGGGATTGTTTGGCATCTATCAAGAATGGTACTACCAACAACTGCTTAAAGATCTTCCTGATTCAGTCACGGTTACCTTTCATCTGGAACGCGTAACCGGAATTCAGCGGCTAACTGGCCATACCTACAAGGTGAATTTCGATGACACTGCCGAAACTTTTGACGGCATCTCAATGGCCTTGGGAGAAGGTTTAGCACAAGCCAGCGATTCCGAAAAAGAGCTGGCCCAGTTTGCGAGCGAAAATAATCTCACTTACTTACGCAGTGGCTATGCATCGGAACAGAATTTCGATAAGATTCCTGCCAAATCAAACGTTTTGCTACGCGGTTTGGGCTTGAATTTCATGGACGCTATGATCATGTTAACAGCTCATCGCGGCGGTAATTTTCAACGTTTAGATGATGACTCACTTATTTACAAACCATCTGGCACTGAACCCAAGATTTATGCCGGATCCGGACGGGGATTTCCTTATCATGCCCGTGGATTCGATCAAAAATCAATCGGAGAAACTCGCCCCCTTTACTTCTTATCAAACCAAATTGTGGCGCACATGATTGATAAACAAGAACAAATGAGCGGTCAGAAGTTTTTGGATTTAATCTACTCGGATGTAATTTGTACTTATTACACAAAGCTGGTTGCTCAAAAGTACACCGGCGTGAGTGCCCATGAATTTGAACAGGCCCTCCAAAAAGATCCTCTTTCACAACAAGTTTTGGACGATTACGGAATCTCTCAAGAAGACCGGTTTAACTTGGAAAATCTGGCCCATCCAGAAGGCAATGCAAAAACTGCCGATGATTTACAAAAAGTTATGATTCAGTACCTAGAAAAAGATATCGCCGAGGCCAAACGTGGCAACAAGATGAGTCCCTTCTCAAGTGCAATGGAAACTCTGTGCGAATTGCGGACAAATATTCGTAAGGTCATCACCTACAAACTAATTTCTGATGACGACTATGCAAAGTACATTTTAGGCGGTTTTAATAGTTTAAATAGCTTTCTGGCGGTTGGTCCACCAATTTTAAGATTGGAACAACTTTTGGCATTAATTAAAGCGGGTGTAGTTGAAATCCTTGGACCAAAATTGACGGTCGAAACTAACCAACAACATTTTCTAGCTTATTCAAAACAGTTTTCCGATCGTAAAATAGAAGTAGATGGCGTTATTGAAGCAAGATTAGCCTCTGTGGATATCCGAATCAGTACAAATCCATTAATTCAAGATTTGTTAGAAACGGGAATGGCTCGTCCGTACGAACTCCACTTCAAAGATGGCAGTACCAAATAA
- a CDS encoding helix-turn-helix domain-containing protein, with protein sequence MIKQEMTKEDEIKIQVAKELVEFRLRKGYTQTQLAEKAGKRQSQIARMESGRANVSFKTLDEIVGRAGGKITLKIVD encoded by the coding sequence ATGATCAAACAAGAGATGACTAAGGAAGATGAGATTAAGATTCAAGTTGCAAAAGAGTTAGTGGAGTTCCGACTTCGTAAAGGTTACACACAGACCCAATTAGCAGAAAAGGCCGGGAAACGCCAATCCCAGATTGCCAGAATGGAAAGTGGTCGGGCAAACGTTTCGTTTAAAACGTTAGATGAAATCGTGGGCCGTGCAGGCGGAAAAATTACATTGAAGATTGTGGACTGA
- a CDS encoding histidine phosphatase family protein, producing the protein MTEFYIVRHGETRGNTMGFKQGQVDAEPSQLDENGIKQAQVLHDHFDISFADRLIVSPLTRAKDTANILNTGHDLPVEVDDRLLEISYGDWDGQYDADLKAKYLKYFIPGSNAVYPEYYKAAHGEKFTDVEERVAEFTNDMQKKYPNQKIIIVTHGFTTRSFAQNAVKATDPLAFKEPQNCSVTKISVSPENQQDLYYYGQVFK; encoded by the coding sequence ATGACAGAATTTTACATCGTCCGCCATGGCGAAACACGTGGCAATACAATGGGTTTTAAACAGGGACAAGTGGATGCGGAACCTTCGCAGCTGGACGAAAATGGGATTAAACAAGCTCAAGTCCTGCATGATCATTTTGATATTAGTTTTGCGGACCGTTTGATTGTGAGCCCGCTGACCCGTGCCAAAGATACAGCTAACATTCTGAATACAGGACATGATTTGCCAGTCGAAGTTGATGATCGGTTGCTTGAAATCTCATATGGCGATTGGGATGGTCAATATGATGCAGACCTTAAAGCCAAGTATCTGAAATATTTCATTCCCGGAAGCAACGCAGTTTATCCAGAATACTATAAAGCGGCGCATGGTGAGAAATTTACAGACGTTGAAGAACGGGTTGCTGAATTTACTAACGACATGCAAAAAAAGTATCCAAATCAGAAAATAATTATTGTTACTCATGGATTTACGACGCGTAGTTTTGCCCAAAATGCAGTAAAGGCAACAGATCCGTTGGCTTTTAAAGAGCCCCAAAACTGTAGTGTGACTAAGATCAGTGTTAGCCCGGAAAATCAACAAGACTTGTATTATTACGGACAGGTATTCAAATAA
- a CDS encoding MarR family winged helix-turn-helix transcriptional regulator encodes MAYILSLKQQEATVSEVGNHFGSSSPAISRKIRVLFNLHYIVDHADSHDRRVHWLNLTPEGKELTSTVADFLVEKIPDIETQVEELSKTDLNH; translated from the coding sequence ATGGCCTACATCTTATCTCTTAAGCAACAAGAAGCCACCGTTAGCGAAGTTGGCAATCATTTCGGATCCAGTTCACCTGCTATTTCTCGCAAAATCCGGGTTTTATTTAATTTACACTATATTGTTGATCATGCAGATTCACATGATCGCCGAGTCCATTGGTTGAATCTAACTCCTGAAGGTAAGGAACTAACTTCAACGGTTGCCGATTTCTTAGTCGAAAAAATTCCAGACATTGAAACTCAAGTTGAAGAGTTATCAAAGACTGATTTAAATCATTAG
- a CDS encoding IS3 family transposase yields the protein MRQKVNPDDWQTAVDINLKHHSIKETCKVLSVPRSTYYEHQQNHVSPQAKRRKTLSQSIKRIYFNSRRIYGAPKILKALQKEGKTASIKLVQRLMRQMGLKSITRKKWHYQQTNDIDATDYSNILAQDFRTTSPNQKWCADITYIHTKANGWCYLSSIQDLYSRKIIAHKISRHMTADLVISTFQQAFETRKTTNNLIVHTDLGSQYRSAGFEQILAQHHIRHSYSKRGCPYDNSCLESFHASLKKEEVYQHHYQDFEEANAAIFSYIESFYNSARIHSSIDYLTPNEKEKLVA from the coding sequence ATTCGCCAAAAAGTAAACCCAGATGACTGGCAGACAGCCGTTGATATTAATTTGAAGCACCATAGTATCAAAGAAACCTGTAAAGTACTCTCAGTTCCACGCTCAACTTACTATGAACATCAGCAGAATCATGTATCGCCACAAGCCAAGCGTCGTAAGACACTTAGCCAGTCGATTAAACGCATTTACTTTAATTCTAGACGTATCTACGGGGCACCTAAAATTCTAAAAGCGTTACAAAAAGAAGGTAAGACTGCCAGTATTAAGCTAGTTCAACGATTAATGCGCCAAATGGGGTTAAAATCAATCACGCGCAAGAAGTGGCATTATCAACAAACTAATGATATTGATGCGACTGATTATTCAAATATACTCGCGCAAGATTTTCGTACAACCAGTCCAAATCAAAAGTGGTGTGCAGACATAACTTATATTCACACCAAAGCCAATGGCTGGTGTTATTTATCAAGCATTCAGGATTTATATTCACGTAAAATCATTGCCCATAAAATCAGCCGTCATATGACTGCTGATCTTGTGATCAGCACTTTTCAACAAGCCTTTGAAACTAGAAAGACGACTAATAACTTAATTGTGCATACCGATCTGGGTAGCCAGTACCGCAGTGCTGGCTTTGAACAGATCTTAGCGCAACACCATATTCGCCATTCTTATAGCAAGCGTGGCTGTCCCTATGACAATTCATGTTTGGAATCATTTCACGCCAGTTTGAAAAAAGAAGAGGTTTACCAACACCATTATCAGGATTTTGAAGAAGCAAATGCTGCAATATTCAGCTACATTGAGAGCTTTTATAACAGTGCTCGAATTCACAGTAGCATTGATTATTTAACTCCAAATGAAAAGGAAAAATTAGTCGCTTAA
- a CDS encoding YhgE/Pip family protein, which translates to MIFKNWNPRTKRWSFLILALLIPILLTGVIFRYINTSQEEHTTNTNVAVVNNDKSAEFQDTKVDAGKQVIQNLSHNTQVKWHFVSAKKAKAEMKNGSYLMTITIPKDFSKNITTALDENPKSSNLKIKLSKHNSYVSELINEQVASSVKTEVVSSIQKSYDKTLLSSINQLGEGSMKSWTRFSIIP; encoded by the coding sequence ATGATTTTTAAGAACTGGAATCCGCGAACCAAGCGATGGAGTTTTTTGATCTTGGCACTATTAATTCCAATCTTATTGACTGGTGTGATTTTTAGATATATCAATACTTCGCAAGAAGAACACACCACTAATACGAACGTGGCGGTAGTGAATAATGACAAATCGGCTGAATTTCAGGATACAAAGGTTGATGCTGGTAAACAAGTGATTCAAAATTTGAGCCATAATACACAAGTTAAATGGCATTTTGTTTCTGCTAAAAAAGCAAAAGCGGAAATGAAGAATGGTAGTTATCTGATGACGATTACAATTCCGAAAGATTTTTCCAAAAATATTACAACTGCTTTAGATGAAAATCCTAAGTCTAGTAATTTAAAGATTAAGTTGTCGAAGCATAATAGTTATGTTTCAGAACTTATTAACGAACAGGTAGCTTCTTCGGTAAAAACGGAAGTTGTTTCAAGCATTCAGAAGTCTTATGATAAGACACTTCTAAGTTCGATTAATCAGTTAGGTGAAGGTAGTATGAAATCATGGACACGATTTAGTATAATTCCATAA
- a CDS encoding sigma-70 family RNA polymerase sigma factor has translation MEKQTIQAGFNFLLQDDNEKIIFGAAKRLHISPVQTNYDDFIQEGYLAFVQAYARYPSLVADDPQKFRVFAYQAVYWRLLDLIRQTSRVAEKIQFDQETLDAQPQSSGDLAFDAIYTDQLFQELYQCCTLAEQNFLKDCYVLHLKNNEIAAKHHVSRQCVSNLRRSVGNKALAQISKNSH, from the coding sequence TTGGAAAAACAAACGATTCAAGCAGGTTTTAATTTTTTATTGCAAGACGACAACGAAAAAATTATATTTGGAGCGGCCAAACGGTTACACATTTCACCTGTCCAAACCAATTACGATGATTTTATTCAAGAAGGCTATTTAGCCTTCGTTCAGGCATACGCCCGTTACCCTTCTTTAGTTGCCGATGATCCCCAAAAGTTTCGCGTATTTGCTTATCAGGCCGTTTATTGGCGTTTACTAGACTTAATTCGGCAGACTTCTCGAGTAGCAGAAAAAATTCAATTTGATCAAGAAACTTTAGATGCACAACCACAATCATCAGGTGATTTAGCTTTTGACGCCATTTATACCGATCAACTATTTCAAGAACTCTACCAATGCTGCACACTTGCTGAACAAAATTTCTTAAAAGATTGCTATGTCCTGCATCTTAAAAATAATGAAATAGCGGCCAAACATCACGTTTCGCGCCAGTGTGTTTCTAACTTACGGCGTAGTGTAGGTAATAAAGCGCTAGCTCAAATATCAAAAAATAGCCACTAA
- a CDS encoding transposase, whose protein sequence is MTKKKYSVDFRKMIVKLYQDGAPVADLTDEYGVSNVTIYKWINLYKEDKGSGISKSDVLALQKRLKQLESENDILKKALTIFAKK, encoded by the coding sequence ATGACCAAGAAAAAGTACTCAGTAGATTTTAGAAAAATGATTGTCAAGCTGTACCAGGATGGCGCCCCGGTAGCTGATCTTACAGACGAATATGGTGTATCAAATGTAACTATTTACAAATGGATTAATCTATATAAAGAAGACAAAGGAAGTGGAATTTCCAAATCAGATGTTTTAGCGTTGCAAAAACGTTTGAAACAGCTAGAAAGTGAGAATGACATCTTAAAAAAAGCCTTAACCATATTCGCCAAAAAGTAA
- a CDS encoding gamma-glutamyl-gamma-aminobutyrate hydrolase family protein, with protein sequence MKPRIGIVGNMFTGDSTIFYHNHATYTFQGNIDAITKAGGLPVVIPIQSVETAKDYFENIDGLFLPGGQDVTPTLYGEEPDPLLKTTSLKRDEFELALFKLAWDSHKPILGICRGMQLINVALGGTLYQDQSLLTRSVIVEHDQAPEKLGNVATHEVSVKPELQDILGKHLLVNSLHHQMVHTLASALKPLAFAEDGVVEAVAPSDPGRPLLGIQWHPEMMLDKPEMVAIFQKYMTFF encoded by the coding sequence ATGAAACCCAGAATCGGTATTGTTGGTAATATGTTTACCGGAGATTCAACAATTTTTTATCACAACCACGCAACATACACGTTTCAAGGAAATATTGATGCCATCACTAAGGCTGGGGGATTACCGGTGGTTATTCCGATTCAGTCGGTAGAAACGGCGAAAGATTATTTTGAAAACATTGATGGGTTATTTTTACCCGGTGGTCAGGATGTGACACCCACCTTGTACGGAGAAGAACCCGATCCGTTATTAAAAACAACTTCTTTAAAACGAGACGAGTTTGAATTGGCGTTATTTAAGCTTGCGTGGGATAGTCACAAACCAATCCTAGGAATCTGTCGTGGGATGCAACTTATCAACGTTGCCCTTGGTGGGACACTTTATCAAGATCAATCACTGCTAACCCGATCGGTGATAGTCGAACATGATCAAGCACCAGAAAAGTTGGGCAATGTTGCTACGCACGAGGTTTCCGTCAAACCTGAGTTACAAGATATTTTAGGAAAGCATCTTCTTGTGAATTCCTTGCACCATCAAATGGTTCATACTTTAGCAAGTGCGTTAAAACCGTTGGCATTTGCGGAAGATGGCGTGGTGGAGGCTGTGGCACCAAGTGATCCTGGCCGACCGCTTTTGGGGATTCAATGGCATCCAGAAATGATGTTGGATAAGCCAGAAATGGTTGCCATTTTTCAAAAATATATGACTTTCTTTTAA